One part of the Glycine soja cultivar W05 chromosome 11, ASM419377v2, whole genome shotgun sequence genome encodes these proteins:
- the LOC114374988 gene encoding L-ascorbate peroxidase 3-like, whose product MAKPRVDAEYLKEIEKARRDLRALISNRNCAPLMLRLAWHDAGTYDAKTNTGGPNGSIRNRQELNHAANKGLETALAFCEEVKAKHPKISYADLYQLAGVVAVEVTGGPTINFVPGRKDSLESPAEGRLPDAKQGASHLRDIFYRMGLGDKDIVALSGGHTLGKAHKDRSDFHGQWTKDPLKFDNSYFVELLRGESKDLLKLPTDKALVEDPNFRKYVELYAKDEDAFFSDYATSHKKLSELGFIFKNHRSILAKGVIGIAIVLTAVILGYLRELNKKTN is encoded by the exons ATGGCAAAGCCTAGAGTTGATGCTGAGTATCTGAAGGAAATCGAGAAGGCTCGTCGTGACCTTCGCGCTCTTATCTCCAACAGAAACTGCGCCCCTCTCATGCTTCGATTAGC gTGGCATGATGCTGGTACTTACGATGCTAAAACAAACACAGGAGGCCCTAATGGTTCTATCAGAAACAGACAAGAGTTGAATCACGCAGCAAACAAGGGACTGGAAACAGCACTTGCCTTCTGTG AGGAAGTGAAGGCCAAACATCCAAAAATTTCATATGCCGACCTTTACcag CTAGCTGGTGTTGTTGCAGTAGAAGTTACCGGGGGGCCAACTATTAACTTTGTTCCCGGGAGAAAA GATTCATTGGAATCTCCAGCAGAGGGGCGTCTTCCAGATGCCAAACAAG GTGCGTCGCATCTAAGAGATATCTTTTATCGCATGGGTCTAGGTGACAAAGACATTGTGGCTCTATCCGGAGGTCACACTTTG GGTAAGGCACATAAAGATCGTTCTGACTTTCATGGTCAATGGACAAAGGACCCTTTGAAGTTTGATAATTCCTATTTTGT GGAATTGCTGAGAGGGGAGTCAAAAGATTTACTGAAGCTTCCCACAGACAAGGCTCTAGTTGAAGATCCTAATTTCCGCAAGTATGTTGAACTATATGCGAAG GATGAAGATGCTTTTTTCTCAGATTATGCAACCTCACACAAAAAACTCTCAGAGCTGGGCTTTATTTTCAAGAATCATCGTTCCATATTGGCCAAGGGAGTTATAGGAATTGCTATTGTCTTAACCGCGGTGATCTTGGGTTACTTACGTGAACTGAACAAAAAAACCAATTGA
- the LOC114376313 gene encoding nitrate regulatory gene2 protein-like: protein MGCCHSKIEREETVSRCKARKRYMKQFVQARHAFSAAHVMYIRSLRATGSALFQFANAETTVLHHHHLPPRPQPIPPPPPPRTPTPMPPPPPPPMSPSSYTWTSDTTSSPALPPPPPPPPPPPVSSSTWDFWDPFMTAATAVASRSVTEEEWEATTTTGSEVVVMAAASVTAPPSAVSGFSKETPSELAMVVSRNSTKDLVEVIKELDDYFLKAADAGSHVSLLLEVPKSGFSDNSKACKVHSYGWSLSPSLWAWGSSPKLNGFGKLAEGTPVSVGGTFGVNGVGSVGHCSTVERLHAWEKKLYQEVKNAKTTKMEHEKKLALLRKVEMKRADYVKTEKTKKEVEKLESQMMVASQAIDSTSSEIIKLREVELYPQLIELVKGLMCMWRSMYECHQVQKHIVQQLEYLNTIPSKNPTSEIHRQSTLQLELEVQQWHQSFCNLFKAHRDYIQSLTGWLRLTLFQFSKTPLNRTPEESKIYTLCEEWHLAVDRIPDKVASEGIKSLLTVIHAIVLQQAEEQKQKKKSDSAFKELEKKVVQLRSLECKYGPYSMPESSGSLRTRDPVTEKRAKVDALRAKAEEEKSKYDKSVSVTRAMTLNNLQMGCPHVFQGIVGFSSVCMEVFESVYNKAKAAEQEHDVKRILP from the exons ATGGGTTGCTGCCACTCCAAAATAGAGAGGGAAGAAACGGTGTCGCGTTGCAAAGCCAGAAAGCGTTACATGAAGCAGTTCGTGCAAGCAAGACACGCTTTTTCCGCTGCACATGTTATGTACATTCGCTCGCTCCGCGCCACTGGCTCTGCACTCTTTCAGTTCGCAAATGCCGAAACCACCGTCCTCCATCACCACCACCTTCCGCCGCGCCCTCAGCCCATCCCCCCGCCACCGCCGCCACGAACACCCACTCCCATGCCGCCGCCACCTCCTCCTCCGATGAGTCCTAGTTCCTACACGTGGACTTCGGACACAACCTCCTCCCCCGCCcttccgccgccgccgccgccgccgcctccTCCTCCGGTGTCTTCCTCCACCTGGGACTTCTGGGACCCGTTCATGACGGCGGCGACAGCGGTGGCTTCACGGTCGGTGACGGAGGAGGAGTGGGAGGCGACGACCACCACAGGGTCAGAGGTGGTGGTGATGGCGGCGGCGAGTGTGACGGCGCCGCCGTCTGCGGTGAGCGGGTTTTCCAAGGAGACACCTAGTGAGCTTGCAATGGTGGTGTCGAGGAACAGTACCAAGGATCTTGTTGAAGTTATCAAGGAGCTTGATGACTATTTTCTCAAAGCTGCTGATGCTGGTTCTCATGTTTCTTTGCTCCTTGAAGTTCCAAAGTCTGGATTTTCTGATAACAGTAAAGCAT GTAAAGTGCACAGCTATGGGTGGAGTTTGAGTCCGTCCTTGTGGGCTTGGGGTTCGAGTCCAAAGCTGAATGGGTTTGGCAAGCTGGCTGAGGGAACTCCTGTTTCTGTTGGTGGTACTTTTGGGGTTAATGGAGTTGGAAGTGTTGGGCACTGTTCCACTGTGGAGAGGTTACATGCATGGGAGAAGAAATTGTACCAAGAGGTCAAG AATGCTAAGACTACAAAGATGGAGCATGAGAAGAAGCTGGCACTCCTAAGGAAGGTGGAGatgaagagagcagactatgTGAAGACAgagaagacaaagaaagaagtggagaaaTTAGAGTCACAAATGATGGTAGCTTCTCAGGCCATTGATAGTACATCTTCTGAAATCATCAAATTAAGGGAGGTAGAGCTCTACCCTCAACTAATTGAGCTTGTAAAAGG ATTAATGTGCATGTGGAGAAGCATGTATGAGTGTCACCAAGTCCAAAAGCACATAGTTCAGCAGCTAGAGTACCTCAACACCATACCATCAAAAAACCCTACATCTGAGATTCACAGGCAATCAACTCTTCAGCTGGAGCTTGAAGTACAGCAGTGGCACCAATCCTTCTGCAACCTCTTCAAGGCCCACCGCGATTACATCCAATCCCTCACAGGTTGGCTAAGGCTCACCCTTTTCCAGTTCAGCAAAACCCCTCTAAACCGAACCCCCGAGGAGTCTAAGATATACACCCTTTGTGAAGAATGGCACCTCGCCGTCGACCGCATTCCGGACAAGGTAGCATCCGAAGGAATAAAAAGCTTGTTGACAGTTATTCATGCCATTGTACTGCAACAGGCAGAGGAGCAGAAACAGAAGAAGAAGTCAGATTCCGCATTCAAAGAGCTCGAGAAGAAGGTGGTTCAGCTGCGGTCCTTGGAGTGCAAGTATGGTCCATACTCCATGCCAGAATCATCTGGTAGCTTGAGAACCAGGGACCCGGTCACCGAGAAGCGCGCTAAGGTGGATGCCTTGAGAGCAAAGgcagaggaagagaagagcaaaTACGACAAGTCAGTGAGTGTAACGAGGGCAATGACACTGAACAACTTGCAAATGGGTTGCCCTCATGTGTTTCAAGGGATTGTGGGGTTTTCAAGTGTGTGCATGGAGGTTTTTGAGTCTGTATACAACAAAGCCAAAGCTGCTGAACAGGAGCATGACGTGAAGAGAATATTACCGTAA
- the LOC114376317 gene encoding L10-interacting MYB domain-containing protein-like, with the protein MAGQLARSRRLETQQQDQSRAKWTTSLTKILAALMVDQVHKGNKHNNLFNKKAWKYICDEFYKKTGLKWDKEQLKNRYSVLRRQYIIVKSILDQSDFSWDEATGSITANDEIWAEYIKKHPDAETVKTGGCSIFKELCTIFSEPATNGKHEYFAASEGEHTYTTLCPEPLNTHQEESSSESQDEEDATNDFQTVQPTTPTAISTRKRGRKGIDDAIADAIFEMASASKMRAAAIEQQIARFSMADCIRDLDLMQGVDQQLYFAALELFDKPNAREIFLSLKRDKRLTWLRRKCAVASN; encoded by the exons ATGGCAGGCCAACTTGCAAGATCAAGAAGACTAGAAACTCAGCAGCAGGATCAGTCAAGGGCTAAGTGGACGACATCACTCACCAAGATACTTGCAGCACTGATGGTTGACCAAGTACATAAAGGGAataaacataacaatttatttaataagaaagCATGGAAATATATTTGCGAcgaattttacaaaaaaacagGTCTGAAGTGGGACAAGGAACAACTCAAAAACCGATATTCGGTCTTGAGGAGGCAGTATATTATTGTAAAGTCCATTCTTGATCAAAGTGACTTTAGTTGGGATGAAGCCACAGGATCTATAACAGCTAATGATGAAATTTGGGCTGAATACATCAAG aaACATCCTGATGCTGAGACTGTCAAAACCGGTGGCTGCTCAATCTTTAAGGAACTTTGCACAATATTCTCCGAGCCAGCAACCAACGGCAAGCATGAATATTTTGCTGCATCTGAGGGTGAACATACTTATACAACTCTTTGTCCAGAGCCCTTGAACACACACCAAGAGGAGTCCTCATCAGAATCCCAGGACGAGGAAGATGCTACTAATGACTTTCAAACAGTTCAACCTACTACACCTACTGCAATTTCTACCCGCAAAAGAGGGCGTAAAGGAATTGATGATGCTATTGCAGATGCCATATTTGAGATGGCGTCTGCTTCAAAGATGAGGGCAGCTGCCATAGAGCAACAAATTGCTAGATTTAGCATGGCTGACTGTATTAGGGACTTAGATTTGATGCAAGGTGTTGATCAACAACTGTATTTTGCTGCTCTAGAGCTGTTCGACAAACCTAATGCAAGGGAGATATTTTTGTCTCTCAAAAGGGATAAACGTTTAACTTGGTTGCGTCGCAAGTGTGCTGTTGCATCCAATTAA
- the LOC114376315 gene encoding 3-dehydroquinate synthase, chloroplastic-like isoform X2 gives MASTATNFSLSLCANQQTPIPKPSFFSNNNHLHFNSNNNWAWASVSTSRKSRICATSSQVMDPSAAKSEPALPTIVEVDLGSRSYPIYIGSGLLNQPDYLQRHVHGKRVLVVTNETVAPLYLDKVVDALTRGNPNVSVESVILPDGEQYKDMDTLMKVFDKAIESRLDRRCTFVALGGGVIGDMCGFAASAFLRGVNFIQIPTTVMAQVDSSVGGKTGINHRLGKNMIGTFYQPQCVLIDTDTLNTLPDRELASGLAEVIKYGLIRDAEFFEWQEKNMHLLLARDPSVMAYAIKRSCENKAEVVSLDEKESGLRATLNLGHTFGHVMAVDMSYRLGWIDDSLVKRVGDILKQAKLPTAPPETVTVDMFKSVMAVDKKVADGLLRLILLKGPLGNCVFTGDYDRKALDNTLRAFCKS, from the exons ATGGCTTCCACTGCCACcaatttctctctttctctctgcgCCAACCAACAAACTCCAATCCCCAAACCCTCTTTCTTCTCCAATAACAACCATTTGCACTTCAACTCTAATAATAATTGGGCCTGGGCCTCTGTTTCCACCTCTCGCAAGTCAAGGATATGCGCCACCTCCTCTCAAGTTATGGATCCCTCCGCAGCAAAATCCGAACCCGCTCTTCCCACCATCGTCGAAGTCGATTTGGGTAGCCGGAGCTATCCTATTTACATCGGATCCGGGTTACTAAACCAACCCGACTATCTCCAGAG GCATGTGCATGGAAAGAGAGTCCTAGTTGTAACTAACGAAACCGTTGCGCCACTTTATCTAGACAAGGTTGTTGATGCTTTGACAAGGGGAAACCCGAATGTTTCTGTGGAGAGTGTAATTTTACCTGATGGTGAGCAGTACAAGGACATG GATACTCTTATGAAAGTCTTTGACAAGGCCATCGAGTCGCGGCTCGACCGGCGGTGTACATTTGTTGCTCTTGGTGGTGGTGTGATTGGCGACATGTGTGGCTTTGCTGCCTCTGCCTTCCTACGTGGTGTTAATTTTATTCAGATTCCTACAACTGTGATGGCACAG GTCGATTCTTCAGTTGGTGGAAAAACTGGGATAAATCACCGCCTTGGGAAGAACATGATCGGTACCTTTTACCAACCTCAGTGTGTGCTTATAGACACAGACACATTAAATACGCTACCGGATAGGGAACTGGCATCAGGGCTAGCAGAGGTTATAAAGTATGGGCTCATTAGGGATGCAGAGTTTTTTGAGTGGCAAGAGAAAAATATGCACTTATTATTGGCaag AGATCCTAGTGTAATGGCATATGCTATAAAGCGATCTTGTGAAAACAAGGCTGAGGTTGTGTCCTTAGATGAGAAGGAAAGTGGACTGAGGGCAACATTGAACTTGGGTCATACATTTGGTCAT GTAATGGCTGTTGACATGTCATATCGCCTAGGTTGGATTGATGATTCTCTTGTGAAACGAGTTGGAGACATTTTAAAACAGGCTAAGTTACCCACAGCCCCTCCTGAGACCGTGACTGTGGACATGTTTAAATCTGTCATGGCA GTGGATAAGAAGGTAGCAGATGGGTTGCTAAGGCTTATCCTTCTAAAGGGTCCTCTAGGCAATTGTGTTTTCACAGGGGATTATGACAGAAAGGCTCTAGACAATACGCTTCGTGCATTCTGTAAATCCTGA
- the LOC114376315 gene encoding 3-dehydroquinate synthase, chloroplastic-like isoform X1, whose protein sequence is MASTATNFSLSLCANQQTPIPKPSFFSNNNHLHFNSNNNWAWASVSTSRKSRICATSSQVMDPSAAKSEPALPTIVEVDLGSRSYPIYIGSGLLNQPDYLQRHVHGKRVLVVTNETVAPLYLDKVVDALTRGNPNVSVESVILPDGEQYKDMDTLMKVFDKAIESRLDRRCTFVALGGGVIGDMCGFAASAFLRGVNFIQIPTTVMAQVDSSVGGKTGINHRLGKNMIGTFYQPQCVLIDTDTLNTLPDRELASGLAEVIKYGLIRDAEFFEWQEKNMHLLLARDPSVMAYAIKRSCENKAEVVSLDEKESGLRATLNLGHTFGHAIETGVGYGQWLHGEAVAAGTVMAVDMSYRLGWIDDSLVKRVGDILKQAKLPTAPPETVTVDMFKSVMAVDKKVADGLLRLILLKGPLGNCVFTGDYDRKALDNTLRAFCKS, encoded by the exons ATGGCTTCCACTGCCACcaatttctctctttctctctgcgCCAACCAACAAACTCCAATCCCCAAACCCTCTTTCTTCTCCAATAACAACCATTTGCACTTCAACTCTAATAATAATTGGGCCTGGGCCTCTGTTTCCACCTCTCGCAAGTCAAGGATATGCGCCACCTCCTCTCAAGTTATGGATCCCTCCGCAGCAAAATCCGAACCCGCTCTTCCCACCATCGTCGAAGTCGATTTGGGTAGCCGGAGCTATCCTATTTACATCGGATCCGGGTTACTAAACCAACCCGACTATCTCCAGAG GCATGTGCATGGAAAGAGAGTCCTAGTTGTAACTAACGAAACCGTTGCGCCACTTTATCTAGACAAGGTTGTTGATGCTTTGACAAGGGGAAACCCGAATGTTTCTGTGGAGAGTGTAATTTTACCTGATGGTGAGCAGTACAAGGACATG GATACTCTTATGAAAGTCTTTGACAAGGCCATCGAGTCGCGGCTCGACCGGCGGTGTACATTTGTTGCTCTTGGTGGTGGTGTGATTGGCGACATGTGTGGCTTTGCTGCCTCTGCCTTCCTACGTGGTGTTAATTTTATTCAGATTCCTACAACTGTGATGGCACAG GTCGATTCTTCAGTTGGTGGAAAAACTGGGATAAATCACCGCCTTGGGAAGAACATGATCGGTACCTTTTACCAACCTCAGTGTGTGCTTATAGACACAGACACATTAAATACGCTACCGGATAGGGAACTGGCATCAGGGCTAGCAGAGGTTATAAAGTATGGGCTCATTAGGGATGCAGAGTTTTTTGAGTGGCAAGAGAAAAATATGCACTTATTATTGGCaag AGATCCTAGTGTAATGGCATATGCTATAAAGCGATCTTGTGAAAACAAGGCTGAGGTTGTGTCCTTAGATGAGAAGGAAAGTGGACTGAGGGCAACATTGAACTTGGGTCATACATTTGGTCAT GCAATAGAAACTGGGGTAGGCTATGGGCAGTGGCTTCATGGAGAGGCTGTTGCAGCTGGCacg GTAATGGCTGTTGACATGTCATATCGCCTAGGTTGGATTGATGATTCTCTTGTGAAACGAGTTGGAGACATTTTAAAACAGGCTAAGTTACCCACAGCCCCTCCTGAGACCGTGACTGTGGACATGTTTAAATCTGTCATGGCA GTGGATAAGAAGGTAGCAGATGGGTTGCTAAGGCTTATCCTTCTAAAGGGTCCTCTAGGCAATTGTGTTTTCACAGGGGATTATGACAGAAAGGCTCTAGACAATACGCTTCGTGCATTCTGTAAATCCTGA
- the LOC114376314 gene encoding pentatricopeptide repeat-containing protein At1g80550, mitochondrial-like, translated as MRRGLISISRSSLLRPFQWHLSTATATATITPPPDDATVRQTLLSFNNDWKRALEFFNWVEDSHSQFHHSTDTFNLMLDILGKFFEFKLCWDLIRRMNAHPSSPPNHATFRLMFKRYVSAHSVNDAIDTFNRLGEFNLKDHTSFSNLLDALCEYKHVIEAQDLLFGNDNRVTLSVDPIGNTKIHNMVLRGWFKLGWWSKCNEFWEEMDKKGVHKDLHSYSIYMDILCKGGKPWKAVKLFKEIKKKGFKLDVVVYNIVIRAIGLSHGVDFSIRVFREMKELGINPTVVTYNTLIRLLCDCYRHKEALALLRTIMPRDGCHPTAVSYHCFFASMEKPKQILAMFDEMVESGVRPTMDTYVMLLNKFGRWGFLRPVFMVWNKMKQLGCSPDAAAYNALIDALVDKALIDMARKYDEEMLAKGLSPKPRKELGTKLLAADESQSTIQTQHY; from the coding sequence ATGCGTCGTGGGTTGATTTCCATTTCACGTTCAAGTCTCCTTCGACCCTTTCAATGGCATCTATCCACAGCCACAGCCACAGCCACAATCACACCTCCTCCCGATGACGCCACCGTTCGGCAAACGCTCCTCTCCTTCAACAACGACTGGAAGCGCGCCCTCGAGTTCTTCAACTGGGTAGAAGACTCCCACTCCCAGTTCCATCACTCCACTGACACCTTCAACCTCATGCTCGACATCCTCGGTAAGTTCTTCGAGTTCAAGCTCTGCTGGGACCTCATTCGCCGCATGAACGCCCACCCCTCCTCTCCCCCCAACCACGCCACCTTCCGTCTCATGTTCAAGCGCTACGTCTCCGCCCACTCCGTCAACGACGCCATCGACACCTTCAATCGCCTCGGTGAATTCAACCTCAAGGATCACACCTCCTTCTCCAACCTCCTCGACGCCCTCTGCGAGTACAAACACGTCATCGAGGCTCAGGACTTGCTCTTCGGAAACGACAACCGCGTGACCCTCAGCGTCGACCCAATCGGCAACACCAAGATCCACAACATGGTTCTCCGCGGCTGGTTCAAATTGGGGTGGTGGAGCAAGTGCAACGAGTTCTGGGAGGAAATGGACAAAAAAGGGGTTCACAAGGACTTGCACTCTTATTCAATTTACATGGATATTCTCTGCAAAGGTGGGAAACCTTGGAAGGCTGTGAAATTGTTCaaggagattaaaaaaaaaggtttcaaaTTAGATGTTGTGGTTTATAACATTGTCATTCGAGCCATTGGTCTATCACATGGAGTTGATTTTTCAATTAGGGTTTTCCGTGAAATGAAGGAGTTGGGTATCAACCCCACTGTTGTCACTTACAACACATTGATTAGGCTTCTGTGTGATTGCTATAGACACAAGGAGGCACTTGCGTTACTCCGAACCATCATGCCCCGTGATGGCTGCCACCCCACTGCCGTTTCTTACCATTGTTTTTTTGCCTCCATGGAGAAGCCTAAACAGATACTTGCTATGTTTGATGAGATGGTGGAGAGTGGGGTTAGGCCCACCATGGACACCTATGTCATGCTCCTCAACAAGTTTGGGAGGTGGGGGTTTCTTCGCCCGGTTTTTATGGTGTGGAATAAGATGAAGCAACTTGGGTGTAGTCCCGATGCTGCGGCTTACAATGCCTTGATAGATGCTCTTGTGGACAAGGCCCTCATAGATATGGCTAGGAAGTATGATGAGGAGATGTTAGCCAAAGGACTTTCGCCTAAACCAAGGAAAGAGTTGGGGACAAAGCTGTTGGCTGCTGATGAATCTCAAAGTACCATACAGACACAACACTACTAG
- the LOC114376776 gene encoding uncharacterized protein LOC114376776, which yields MYHSESGEADVFQYGHLMLLARRPLFFREINPQPRKHTLWQATSDFTGGQASINRRHFLQCPQGLLGKHFEKLIQCDPRLNYLSQHPDLVLDSPYFEPGTTSVHDHIESSDGFDRKSEERSGIFGLQDVESGSAVQSSSSKSEHNLGKAVENVNQEITSPSSVMNIHAMEDFRSRGAETLKFLSNLDQIKLPGLHPSMSMDDLVSHIGHCISEQMGSDNPSLAGDSLYSRSILEEFSQYLFNDSQHATTSDEQRVMSRVNSLYCLLQKDPSSAEDINTMAKNGNSLRDANALSRVNSLYSLLQHAEDTMTRNGNGLRDADVMSRVNSLYCLLQKDPSTAEDTNTMTRNDNGLDADEGGKVGVSNSNTTELSPCKIKVPDLEVQPDDASGCKQGVSGMSRKESAGDLLLNLPRIASLPQFLFNMSEDSVNKV from the exons ATGTATCATTCAGAATCAGGGGAAGCGGATGTATTTCAGTATGGGCATTTGATGTTG CTGGCCAGAAGACCCTTGTTTTTTAGGGAGATCAATCCACAACCAAGGAAACATACTTTGTGGCAGGCAACATCAGACTTTACTGGTGGACAAGCCAGCATAAACAG GCGACATTTTCTGCAGTGTCCGCAAGGATTGCTAGGCAAGCATTTTGAGAAGCTCATTCAGTGTGATCCACGTCTCAACTATCTAAGCCAGCATCCGGATTTGGTGCTGGATTCTCCATATTTTGAACCTGGAACAACTTCAGTTCACGACCACATTGAATCTAGTGATGGTTTTGATAGAAAGAGCGAAGAGCGATCTGGTATTTTTGGATTGCAGGATGTGGAGTCAGGATCTGCAGTTCAATCATCTTCCTCAAAAAGTGAACATAACCTTGGTAAAGCTGTTGAAAATGTTAACCAAGAAATTACCTCACCTAGCTCAG TGATGAACATCCATGCAATGGAAGATTTCAGGAGTAGAGGAGCTGAAACATTGAAGTTTCTCAGTAATTTGGATCAGATCAAATTGCCTGGACTTCACCCATCAATGTCAATGGACGATTTGGTAAGCCACATTGGACATTGCATTTCAGAACAGATGGGATCCGACAATCCGAGTTTGGCTGGTGACAGCCTGTATAGCAGATCTATTCTGGAAGAATTTTCTCAGTACTTGTTCAATGACTCTCAACATGCAACTACCTCTGATGAACAGCGTGTGATGTCAAGGGTGAACTCACTTTACTGCCTTCTGCAGAAGGATCCTTCTTCAGCAGAAGACATAAACACAATGGCCAAAAATGGCAATAGTCTGAGAGATGCAAATGCTTTGTCAAGGGTGAACTCACTATACTCCCTTCTGCAGCATGCAGAAGACACAATGACCAGAAATGGCAATGGTCTGAGAGATGCAGATGTGATGTCAAGGGTGAACTCGCTATACTGTCTTCTGCAGAAGGATCCTTCTACAGCAGAAGACACAAACACAATGACCAGAAATGACAATGGTCTTGATGCGGATGAGGGTGGAAAAGTTGGTGTCAGTAACTCTAACACCACTGAATTGTCACCATGCAAAATTAAAGTGCCTGATTTGGAAGTTCAACCGGATGATGCTTCTGGCTGCAAGCAGGGGGTTAGTGGTATGTCCAGAAAGGAATCAGCTGGCGATTTGCTTCTTAATCTTCCAAGGATCGCATCTCTGCCTCAGTTTTTGTTTAACATGTCCGAGGATTCTGTTAATAAAGTTTAG